GTGAGCTGGAAGGCCTCTCCCAGCGCCGCGGCGTGCGGGGCGGCCGCCTCCCGGGGCACGGTCGTGCCGAGGACCGGAAGGACCTGGAGTCCGATGACCGCGGCCGAGCCGTACATGTACTCACGTAGGTGTGCGAGGTCCCGGTAGGCGGGAACGTCCAGATCCATGCGCATGGACGCCATGAAGGCGGTGAAGTAGTCCCGGGGCAGATCGTAGCGCCGCACCGTGTGCGCCAGGGCCCGCAGGACGGCTTCACCCGGTTCGCCGCCGGTGAAGACGCGGTGGAGGTCGGCGTCGATCGCGTCGAGACGGGCTCGCTGGTCCCCGGTGGTCAGCTCCGGACCGGGCTCGTCGACGATGTCGTCCACCCAGCGTGCGAAGCCGTACAGGGCGTGGACACCGGGTCGGCGCTCAGGCGGCAGAACACGTGTGGCGGTGTAGTAGGTACGGCCGTGGTGAGCGTGCAGGGCCCGGCAGAGCAGGTAGTCCTCCCGCAACTGGCCGGGACCGATCCCGGCCGCCTGGAGTTCGGCGGTGGCGGCGCTCATCGAAGCACCCCGCTCCCGGTCCGGGAGACCACGCGGGCGGCCGCGAGCTTGCCGGAGAGCAGGACCGTGGGCAACCCGACCCCGGGGGTGGTGCCGCAGCCCGCCAGCACGGCGTTCGCGGTTCCGGGCACGGTGTTGCGCGGCCGGAACGGTCCTGTCTGCGTGAAGGTGTGCGCCAGCGAGAAGGGAGTCCCCCTGGCCAGGCC
This DNA window, taken from Nocardiopsis exhalans, encodes the following:
- a CDS encoding phytoene/squalene synthase family protein; the protein is MSAATAELQAAGIGPGQLREDYLLCRALHAHHGRTYYTATRVLPPERRPGVHALYGFARWVDDIVDEPGPELTTGDQRARLDAIDADLHRVFTGGEPGEAVLRALAHTVRRYDLPRDYFTAFMASMRMDLDVPAYRDLAHLREYMYGSAAVIGLQVLPVLGTTVPREAAAPHAAALGEAFQLTNFLRDVAEDLRRGRVYLPADVLADHGVDRALLEHCASTRTPDPRVRRAVADLVGINQGFYREAEPGIAMLDPVASPCVATAFRLYRAILDEITAADFDVWSVRHRVSDGRKLAAAVPAFARALWARGVPRPRTAT